The genomic stretch GATTCAAACCATAACCCAACTCCGCCGGTTTGTATTCGGCATTTTTGTCGCGGTAGTACTCGTAAAAAGGATAGATTTTTAATTCGCCTTTTTCGATGTAGGTGCCGAATTGCGACAACGGCATTCCCGGGCCGCGATCACGCAAATACCCCGGCAACAATTCCTGGGAAATGCCGATCATGGGTTGCAGAACAATAGCGGTCGTGATCAGGGCAAACACAACGGAAATCTTTTTGCATGTCATACAGTCTCCTTACTGCCTCAAGCTTAATCTAAGTGAGTTGCAACGGTCTCACGAAGCAGATGCAATGAGCACCCAGTGTCTAAACGCCCGGAAGATTTGGGCAAAATAAAAAGGAAAGCCTGTTTGACTTTCCTTCGGCGGGCGCAATTTTTCCCAAGCTCGGGCCCGCTACCGTGCCTAGCGGGCTGGGCTAGAACCATCCTGTGCTTTTATCTCGCCGTCGACCAACTCGATGCGTTTGACTTCCACTTCCATCGATCTTAACCACTCTTTCTCGACCTTACCTGCGATGCGGACTTTGGTGCCTGGATCAACCTTGCGGCCTTTCCACTTGTCGTTGTCGATCTCGACCTCGATCTCTCCGCTTTGATCGCGAAAGATATACTTCTCTTCGCGAACTTGCTTCACAATGTGCCCTTCCAGAGTGAACCAGGCATTATCATCCATTTGCTTTATGGCGGCAACGGTTTGCACGTTTGTCGAATCGCTCACGAATTGGCTCGCACCGGTCTGCGACAAACCGAACATAACCCCAACAAATAGGAATACGCCAAGCTTGCTCATGTCGCTCCTCCTTTTTCAATAAACCGTCGCTTTTACGATCAACCGGCTAGAGTTTTAGCAACTTGAGGATGGCATTCACCACAAAAACGCCGGCGGCAATCAAACCCGCGTCCATCGCGGTGGCAGGCGTGTCTAACATGCCGGCGTCAAACCATTCCTTCGCTTGCAGCACCACAAAGCCCACAACTGCTATCTTCACAGACGTGAGAAGCAGACTACTCCATCCGGCAGCAGAAGCGTCAGTCTTTGACAATGTTTTTGCAGTTTCCATCGTTTTCTCCAATTATTATTTTTTTACAATCGCTTCAGAAGGTGGTTTATCCAAGTACTTTACCGGGCTTAATACCAATTGATCGAAGCCAACGCCTTCCATGCCGGCTTGCATGCGCACGGTGACTTCACCGCTGATTTGGAACGTGACCAATGACTCAGAAGCGGATTTGCCGCCTTCCAGATCACAGCTTACCCAGGCCCAGCCTTGCTTGGTCGGGCCTTGCGCGGTAAGGTAACTTTTCGTGCCGGGCTTAAAAACCGGGTTGCCCGCCTTATCCACCGCGTCCGAGAATTGCACCCAGAATTTGTTCGCCTGCGATACGCCTTTGGGCGCCCCGACTTTCATGTGAATCCAGCAGCGATAGGCGACGCCGCTTTGAACTTTGATCTTGAATTTCACATGAGGGTCGCTCTCCGGGGGAGGATCCAAATTCCCGCCGGTGTTGGGCGTTCCGGCCAGCTTGCCGCCGGGTGAAGCCGGGTCTTGCCAAAAATCAAATTCCGACAGTGCGCTCTCTGGCAAGTCAGAAGCATAAATGACGACGTCCGGTGCTGTGCCGTTCGCCTTCTTGTCTTGCATCGCCACGCTTTTTGCCGAGCCGGTCGCGGTACCGGATTCGCCGCGGAATGCCAACATCAGGCAAAAAGAACCCAAAAGAAATGTTAGTCCAACCAACCTCTGCACTCGTTTTGTCATCTTGACTCCTTGCGCTTCTCGCATGAATTGTACCGGAAATCGTACTGCCTTTTATTTCTCAGACAACAGGTCAATGTTCTTGGTCTCACCGACCTGCAAGCCTCTGACGCGATCGAGAAGTTTCTGATAGTCTTCATCGCCCGGCTTGTATTCAATGACCACATTAGCAGTCAGGCCGCTCGCTCCGGTGGCGCGATGCACGACTTTGAGCGTGCCATCCTCTTGCATCGTGATTGTACCGGTCGAGCCTGCTGCCGTTCCACCGGCCTCGGTTCTGCCTTCAACCGGGCCATCACCAACCTGGCTGAAGGCATCATTGAACAGGTTCGCGGCTCCAACCGTTACGACTTGCGCGCCGTCCTCCGGGCCTTCCACTAAAACCGCACGCTCGCCGTCAATGTATTCGACGCTGACACG from Cytophagia bacterium CHB2 encodes the following:
- a CDS encoding NirD/YgiW/YdeI family stress tolerance protein, which translates into the protein MSKLGVFLFVGVMFGLSQTGASQFVSDSTNVQTVAAIKQMDDNAWFTLEGHIVKQVREEKYIFRDQSGEIEVEIDNDKWKGRKVDPGTKVRIAGKVEKEWLRSMEVEVKRIELVDGEIKAQDGSSPAR